The following proteins come from a genomic window of Geomonas sp. RF6:
- the tssA gene encoding type VI secretion system protein TssA, translated as MEIAKLLDPIAGESAAGTEVRNDPLFEALQSEVEKLTCPSYAGIVDWEGVVELASEILAKKSKDLVVTSYLAVALLHTRTTEGVLPALRLYYGMLDNFWDDLYPVRAKARGRMLSVEWWLEKTLKALQGGKVSLPAGEETVALELLDKIEALLVERLPGAPSLEPLRRYFLEVGGGAADKVVPVVPVASDVRSPETLVPVPPPVEKTELPAVGGEDLEKTLGALMRCALLLRRGEPCNPLGYRLLRNALWSTVSALPPSLEGRTRIAAPDHQLAATLRELRQKRCAKHLLEVSEERLARFALWLDLNRLSFEALGHLGGSYLSAQEAVVHETCHLLLRLPGLVELSFCDGTPFADAETRRWLRQTLPASTPPSPQVVPSQEVAEGDVVALPGAVEEAQLLAREGQLTEAVHLLHEKVQGCRSGRERLVWRLSLLDFLLGVGCTDIALPQSEVVMSALDRHALEKYEPGLALSGLKLAYLALQAQKEPAQQERAQGILRRIGRLDPAEMLRLEKVAEIPRE; from the coding sequence ATGGAGATCGCCAAACTGCTCGACCCCATCGCGGGGGAGAGCGCGGCCGGCACGGAGGTGCGCAACGATCCGCTTTTCGAGGCGTTGCAGTCGGAGGTGGAGAAGCTGACGTGCCCCTCCTATGCGGGGATCGTCGACTGGGAAGGGGTGGTGGAGCTTGCATCCGAGATCCTCGCGAAGAAGTCGAAGGACCTGGTGGTCACCAGCTACCTCGCCGTTGCACTCCTCCATACCCGCACCACAGAAGGTGTTCTTCCGGCGCTGCGCCTTTACTACGGCATGCTCGACAACTTTTGGGACGATCTGTACCCGGTGCGGGCAAAGGCGCGGGGGAGAATGCTGTCGGTGGAGTGGTGGCTGGAAAAGACGCTGAAGGCGCTGCAGGGGGGGAAGGTGTCGCTCCCCGCGGGGGAGGAAACGGTCGCCCTCGAGCTGCTGGACAAAATCGAGGCCCTCTTGGTGGAGCGCCTCCCCGGCGCCCCCTCTCTGGAGCCGCTGCGGCGCTATTTCCTGGAGGTCGGAGGGGGCGCGGCCGACAAGGTGGTGCCGGTGGTGCCGGTTGCCTCGGACGTCCGCTCCCCCGAGACACTCGTGCCGGTCCCGCCGCCGGTGGAAAAAACTGAGCTCCCGGCAGTCGGGGGGGAAGATCTCGAGAAGACGCTCGGCGCTCTGATGCGCTGCGCCCTCCTCCTGCGCCGGGGCGAGCCGTGCAACCCGCTCGGCTACCGCCTCCTCCGGAATGCTCTCTGGAGCACCGTGTCGGCATTGCCACCGTCGCTGGAAGGGCGCACCCGTATCGCTGCACCGGATCATCAGCTTGCGGCAACGCTCAGGGAACTGCGGCAGAAGCGCTGCGCCAAGCATCTGCTGGAGGTATCGGAGGAGCGCCTTGCACGGTTCGCGCTCTGGCTCGACCTGAACCGCCTGAGCTTCGAGGCGCTCGGGCACCTCGGTGGCTCCTACCTTTCCGCCCAGGAAGCGGTCGTGCATGAAACCTGTCATCTGCTCCTGCGTCTGCCCGGTCTGGTGGAGCTCTCTTTCTGCGACGGCACCCCTTTTGCCGACGCAGAGACCCGCCGCTGGCTCCGGCAGACCCTCCCGGCGTCAACGCCGCCCTCGCCGCAGGTCGTCCCTTCACAGGAGGTTGCCGAGGGGGATGTGGTCGCGCTCCCCGGCGCGGTCGAGGAGGCGCAGCTCCTGGCTCGCGAGGGGCAGCTCACCGAAGCGGTGCACCTGCTGCACGAAAAGGTACAGGGCTGCCGTTCCGGCCGGGAGAGGCTCGTGTGGCGCCTTTCCCTCCTTGATTTTCTGCTCGGTGTCGGCTGCACCGATATCGCCCTTCCACAGTCGGAGGTGGTGATGAGCGCGCTCGACCGGCACGCGCTGGAGAAGTACGAACCCGGCCTGGCGCTGAGCGGGCTGAAGCTCGCCTACCTGGCACTGCAGGCACAGAAGGAGCCGGCGCAGCAGGAGAGGGCGCAGGGTATCCTCCGGCGGATCGGTCGCCTCGATCCTGCCGAGATGCTGCGGCTGGAAAAGGTGGCAGAGATCCCGAGGGAGTAG